Proteins encoded within one genomic window of uncultured Draconibacterium sp.:
- a CDS encoding peptidoglycan DD-metalloendopeptidase family protein, with translation MILRIKILFVTLAVSLVSLSVFAQSIEELQKQKADAEKEIEYTTRLLNETQKNERSSLSKLRLINTKINSRNTLVSNINHEIGIYEQCIANNDLAVEMLKNDAQQLKDEYAEMIRMAYKNLNSYDEVLFLLSAENVNQAYRRLLYFRRYKTYRENQAQMIDAVQEVLDESIQKLEQQTVAKQVLIEQTEKEMLALNREKNTQSSELQELQNQKSSLQKTLQEQRRVEQQLEREIQAIIEEEASKNKEAGGSGFALTPEQKLIGDNFEQNKRRLPWPLERGVIVEHFGVHQHPVLTNVQVQNNGINIATDVGAEVRAVFNGEVSRVFGISGGNTAVIIRHGSYLSVYSNLREVVVKKGDKVSTKQPIGTVFTDTKDGNKSILKFQIWKESTKLDPEDWIGR, from the coding sequence ATGATTTTACGAATAAAAATACTATTCGTCACGCTGGCCGTTTCGCTGGTGAGTCTTTCTGTGTTTGCACAATCCATCGAGGAGTTGCAAAAACAAAAGGCTGATGCTGAAAAGGAAATCGAATACACCACACGTTTACTTAACGAAACGCAAAAAAATGAACGTTCGTCGTTGAGTAAACTGCGGCTTATTAATACAAAAATCAACTCCAGAAACACACTTGTTTCGAATATAAACCACGAAATCGGAATTTATGAGCAATGTATCGCCAACAACGATTTGGCTGTAGAAATGCTTAAAAACGACGCTCAGCAATTAAAGGATGAATATGCCGAGATGATCAGGATGGCATATAAAAATCTGAATTCGTATGACGAAGTGCTGTTTTTGTTGTCGGCCGAGAATGTGAATCAGGCGTATCGCCGTTTGCTGTATTTCCGACGCTATAAAACCTACCGCGAAAATCAGGCTCAAATGATCGATGCAGTGCAGGAAGTGCTTGACGAAAGTATACAAAAACTAGAACAGCAAACTGTAGCAAAACAGGTATTGATAGAACAGACCGAAAAGGAAATGTTAGCGCTGAACCGGGAAAAAAACACGCAAAGCAGTGAGTTGCAAGAGCTGCAAAACCAAAAAAGCAGCCTGCAAAAAACCTTGCAAGAACAACGGCGGGTGGAACAACAACTGGAGCGCGAAATTCAGGCTATAATTGAAGAGGAAGCCAGCAAAAACAAGGAAGCTGGTGGTTCGGGTTTTGCCTTAACACCAGAGCAAAAACTGATAGGTGATAATTTTGAGCAAAACAAACGGCGCTTGCCCTGGCCGTTGGAGAGAGGTGTAATTGTTGAGCATTTTGGCGTACATCAACATCCGGTTTTAACCAACGTGCAGGTACAGAACAACGGAATAAATATTGCCACTGATGTTGGAGCCGAAGTGCGTGCCGTTTTTAATGGAGAAGTAAGCCGTGTATTTGGTATTTCGGGTGGTAATACAGCCGTTATAATCCGCCACGGAAGCTATCTGAGTGTTTATTCCAATCTTCGCGAAGTAGTGGTTAAAAAGGGCGATAAAGTGTCGACAAAACAACCGATCGGTACCGTTTTTACCGATACAAAAGATGGCAACAAATCGATTCTGAAATTTCAGATATGGAAAGAAAGCACCAAACTCGATCCGGAGGACTGGATTGGACGGTAG
- a CDS encoding GNAT family N-acetyltransferase, whose protein sequence is MQFQTLENQSIKELCNLFNAAFADYLIKIEMTAEKLQDKFDSENVSLKHSVGLFSEGKPAGFIFHALRDSASGKVAYNAATGVTPEFRGKNATVQLYEFILPKLAKSGVNEVVLEVIDKNTPAIKSYKKVGFSILQELECFQGYPSISKPEDSFIVEDSAGEFTAPEYFWDWQPTWQNTTQTVVKSSNYKTWSIYHDKTQVAYLTGNPESGRIAQFAVDPAHRWKGLGTSLFYHFSGLASNTPMVINVADQSGQAQDFLKAIGMTPFLKQYKMKLILQ, encoded by the coding sequence ATGCAATTTCAAACGCTGGAAAACCAAAGCATAAAAGAACTCTGCAACTTATTTAATGCTGCATTTGCCGACTATTTGATAAAGATTGAAATGACAGCCGAAAAATTACAGGATAAATTCGATTCGGAAAATGTGAGTTTGAAGCACTCGGTGGGTCTATTTAGCGAAGGAAAACCAGCGGGTTTTATCTTTCATGCTTTGCGCGATTCAGCGTCGGGAAAAGTGGCTTACAACGCCGCAACTGGTGTTACTCCTGAATTCAGAGGCAAAAATGCAACGGTACAGCTATACGAATTTATACTTCCAAAACTGGCTAAAAGTGGCGTAAACGAAGTAGTTTTGGAGGTTATCGATAAAAACACTCCTGCAATAAAATCCTATAAAAAAGTGGGTTTTAGCATTTTGCAGGAATTGGAATGTTTTCAGGGGTATCCAAGTATTTCAAAACCGGAAGATTCTTTTATCGTGGAAGACTCAGCCGGAGAATTCACTGCTCCCGAATACTTTTGGGACTGGCAACCCACCTGGCAAAATACTACTCAAACAGTTGTAAAATCAAGTAATTACAAAACCTGGAGTATTTACCACGATAAAACACAAGTTGCCTATCTTACCGGAAATCCTGAATCGGGAAGAATAGCTCAGTTTGCTGTTGATCCGGCACATCGCTGGAAAGGTTTGGGAACGTCGCTGTTTTATCATTTTTCCGGGCTGGCATCAAATACGCCGATGGTGATAAATGTAGCCGATCAATCGGGGCAAGCACAGGATTTTTTGAAAGCAATTGGAATGACTCCTTTTTTGAAACAATATAAAATGAAATTAATACTTCAATAA
- a CDS encoding DUF4292 domain-containing protein encodes MKFLKYFRISLFMAAVLVAVSSCKTPSELAVVEARPISTNKLLKKIEQNAFDYNYLTIKRINCNFSSSQSKAAFKIKLTAKKDDRILVSISKLNIPVGRVLLTPDSVKYVNYIDRNYFIDDYSYLSSFLNIDLDFATIQSIISNNAFSYRNDPRDKDFKTFDALIEDNQYVLQSEKNRKISKLEEKENKAERHLKRLDDQALIVQKMFFNPANFSLNRLLISDKTNDRNMNLVFDDYTKVENKEYPGTIEMNFHSPEEEIDMRIKMSGFSTDKITSFSIKIPEKYEEIRVN; translated from the coding sequence ATGAAGTTTCTTAAATATTTCAGGATTTCCCTGTTTATGGCAGCTGTGCTGGTTGCCGTTTCTTCCTGTAAAACGCCGTCGGAATTAGCTGTTGTTGAGGCACGTCCGATAAGTACTAATAAATTGCTGAAAAAAATCGAGCAAAATGCATTCGACTACAACTACCTCACCATAAAACGTATCAATTGTAATTTTTCGAGCAGCCAATCGAAAGCTGCTTTTAAAATCAAGTTGACTGCCAAAAAGGACGATCGTATTCTGGTGTCGATAAGCAAGCTGAATATTCCTGTTGGTCGTGTTTTATTGACGCCAGATAGCGTGAAATACGTGAATTACATCGACCGCAATTATTTCATCGACGATTATTCTTACCTCAGCAGTTTTCTGAACATCGACCTTGACTTTGCGACCATACAAAGCATTATTTCAAACAACGCATTTTCGTATCGAAATGATCCGCGTGACAAGGATTTTAAAACTTTCGATGCCTTGATTGAAGACAATCAGTATGTTTTGCAATCGGAAAAAAACAGGAAGATCAGCAAATTGGAGGAGAAGGAAAACAAAGCCGAGCGCCATTTAAAACGACTCGACGACCAGGCGCTTATTGTGCAGAAAATGTTTTTTAACCCTGCTAATTTTTCTTTGAATCGCCTTTTAATCAGCGATAAAACCAACGACCGGAATATGAACCTGGTTTTCGACGATTATACCAAAGTGGAAAACAAAGAGTATCCGGGAACCATCGAAATGAATTTTCATTCGCCCGAAGAAGAAATCGATATGAGAATCAAAATGAGTGGATTTTCAACCGACAAGATCACTTCTTTCAGCATTAAAATTCCGGAAAAATACGAGGAGATTCGTGTAAACTAA
- a CDS encoding tetratricopeptide repeat protein: MKRIFIKGLGIAAFSLALVSCSGPKQVTEQEVAKAAIDTPTTELVDQKQMEFEYLFVEALKQKMFGNAQKAIQLLSSCLEIDPNSSSAMYELANIHASNNDFTSASLLLEKAISINPDNPWYKLLLAQIYQQTRKYSEAADLYAELVKMEPENLEYIYMNAALLATAQRYDEAIAAYERMEKETGVNEQISVAKQQIYVSTGQVDKAFDEINKLIENDPNEAKYYGLLADLYQSQGDSESALKNYKKIQEMDPENGFVHFSLANYYLENGEAEKSFEETKAGFESDAVDIQTKMQLYMMLMANSAQSHLSEQQRDELIGILLEKHPDESLVHTIHAESLLKENKLAEGREALLKAIDIEPNDYMIWERIMYIDNDLQQWDKLYEHTGQIIELFPNQPQGYFFKAIACVQLDKFDETIELSEEGMDYVVENPQLEANFLMLKGEAVYKNGNKTEAFKIFDKAVQIDPENYLTLNNYAYYLSVDGIELDKAERMSGKVVERFPDNATYLDTHAWVLFKKGEYTLAKFYMDSAIKNSEDESDTLLEHYGDILYKTGKVDEAVEYWKKAKESGSESVTLDRKIAEKKYIEE, from the coding sequence ATGAAGAGAATTTTTATAAAGGGACTTGGTATTGCAGCATTTTCGCTGGCTTTAGTGTCATGTTCAGGACCCAAACAGGTAACCGAACAGGAAGTTGCAAAAGCGGCAATAGATACACCCACTACCGAATTGGTAGATCAAAAGCAGATGGAGTTTGAGTACCTTTTTGTTGAGGCGCTAAAGCAGAAAATGTTTGGCAACGCACAAAAAGCTATTCAGTTGTTGTCGAGTTGTTTAGAGATTGATCCGAACTCGTCGTCAGCAATGTACGAGTTGGCAAATATTCATGCCTCAAATAACGATTTTACCAGTGCTTCGTTGTTGCTGGAAAAAGCCATCAGTATAAATCCTGATAACCCGTGGTACAAACTGTTGCTTGCGCAAATTTATCAGCAAACGCGAAAGTATTCAGAGGCGGCCGATCTTTATGCCGAGCTGGTGAAAATGGAGCCGGAAAACCTGGAATACATTTACATGAATGCTGCGCTGCTGGCCACTGCACAACGTTACGATGAAGCGATTGCTGCCTACGAACGCATGGAAAAAGAAACCGGCGTTAACGAGCAGATTTCGGTGGCAAAACAGCAGATTTATGTATCAACGGGGCAGGTAGACAAAGCTTTTGACGAGATTAATAAACTAATTGAGAACGATCCGAACGAAGCAAAATATTACGGTTTGCTGGCTGATTTGTATCAGAGTCAGGGCGATTCAGAAAGTGCGCTGAAAAACTATAAAAAGATCCAGGAAATGGATCCTGAAAATGGTTTTGTACACTTTTCTTTGGCCAATTATTACCTCGAAAACGGTGAGGCTGAAAAATCGTTCGAAGAAACAAAAGCCGGTTTTGAAAGCGATGCAGTTGATATTCAAACAAAAATGCAGCTGTACATGATGTTAATGGCCAACTCGGCGCAATCGCATCTTAGCGAACAACAGCGCGATGAACTGATCGGTATTTTGCTCGAAAAACATCCCGATGAATCGTTGGTACATACCATTCACGCTGAATCGCTTCTGAAAGAAAATAAACTGGCCGAAGGTCGCGAAGCTTTGTTGAAAGCCATTGATATTGAACCGAACGATTATATGATTTGGGAGCGGATAATGTACATCGACAACGACCTGCAACAGTGGGATAAATTGTACGAACATACTGGGCAGATCATCGAATTGTTTCCAAATCAGCCGCAGGGATATTTCTTTAAAGCGATTGCTTGCGTTCAGTTGGATAAATTCGACGAAACGATTGAACTCAGCGAAGAGGGAATGGATTATGTAGTTGAAAATCCACAACTGGAAGCCAATTTCTTAATGCTTAAAGGTGAAGCCGTTTACAAAAACGGAAACAAAACCGAAGCATTCAAAATATTTGACAAGGCAGTACAAATTGATCCGGAAAACTACCTTACACTTAACAATTACGCTTACTACTTATCGGTTGACGGCATTGAGCTGGATAAAGCCGAACGAATGAGTGGAAAAGTGGTTGAACGCTTCCCGGACAATGCAACTTACCTCGATACACATGCCTGGGTGCTGTTTAAAAAAGGCGAATATACGCTGGCCAAATTTTACATGGATTCGGCGATAAAAAACAGCGAAGATGAAAGCGATACTTTGCTGGAACACTACGGCGATATTTTGTACAAAACCGGCAAGGTTGATGAAGCTGTAGAGTACTGGAAAAAAGCAAAAGAGAGTGGTAGCGAGTCGGTAACTCTGGATCGCAAAATTGCAGAGAAAAAATACATTGAAGAGTAG
- the rpiB gene encoding ribose 5-phosphate isomerase B: MKNLEGKVIALASDHAGFAKKQVIIKFLSDNNIAFKDFGCYTDESVDYPIYAHKMGEAIESGEFEIGITFCGSGQGISIAANKHQSVRSAVCWKEEIAALARQHNNANVCAVPGRFVSDEEAIAIVSTFLNEDFEGGRHARRVDQIPVEK; this comes from the coding sequence ATGAAGAATTTAGAGGGAAAGGTAATAGCGTTGGCAAGCGATCATGCCGGATTTGCAAAAAAGCAGGTGATTATAAAATTTTTAAGCGATAATAATATTGCTTTTAAAGATTTTGGATGTTACACCGACGAAAGTGTAGACTACCCTATTTATGCTCATAAAATGGGTGAAGCGATTGAAAGTGGTGAATTTGAAATTGGTATCACATTTTGCGGAAGTGGCCAGGGAATTAGTATTGCTGCAAACAAACATCAGAGCGTCCGTTCGGCGGTTTGCTGGAAAGAAGAAATTGCTGCACTGGCGCGTCAGCACAACAATGCAAATGTGTGTGCAGTGCCGGGTCGTTTTGTGAGCGATGAAGAAGCTATTGCTATTGTTTCAACTTTTCTGAACGAAGATTTTGAAGGCGGACGTCACGCCCGGAGAGTAGATCAGATTCCTGTTGAGAAATAA
- a CDS encoding lactate utilization protein B, whose product MTAHKKIFLKDSKIAFDKKHRKTLNFNISKYDEAVAKGKLRYRNMDLAKHRASYLKKKVVSNLAHYLETFETNAKTNGIDVVWARDSKEAVSEIVKIMTENEAKLLVKSKSMISEEIELNENLEKAGFEPVETDLGEFIVQVAGEKPYHILTPAMHKSKEDVAELFHKKFQTPEDSTPTELTLFVRKVLREKFTSAEVGVTGANFLVADVGGVALTENEGNGFMSVAFPKVHIVIAGIEKLIPSIDDLQLMFPLLSALGTGQQVTVYNSLITGPKRENEANGPEKMVVVLLDNNRTKIAAEPKHVDALKCIRCGACLNACPIYKNVGGYTYNTTYSGPIGSVITPFMKGFDKYNHLSFACTVCGACTDVCPVKIPLHDLLLLNRKIAVDENHGTFAWNKGMKAYEWAFKKRKNLDRVNGKVKNTLLKANKNVLGKQKKFPAFAEQSYSKTILNLK is encoded by the coding sequence ATGACAGCGCATAAAAAAATATTTCTGAAGGATTCAAAAATTGCTTTTGATAAAAAACACCGGAAGACCTTAAATTTTAATATTTCGAAATACGACGAAGCGGTTGCCAAAGGTAAACTTCGTTACCGGAATATGGATTTAGCGAAACACCGTGCTTCTTATCTCAAAAAGAAAGTAGTTTCCAATCTTGCGCATTATCTCGAAACATTTGAAACCAATGCCAAAACCAATGGAATTGATGTGGTTTGGGCACGCGACAGCAAAGAAGCTGTTTCTGAAATTGTAAAAATTATGACCGAGAACGAGGCAAAGCTTTTGGTGAAAAGCAAGTCGATGATCTCGGAAGAAATTGAATTAAACGAAAACCTGGAGAAAGCTGGTTTTGAACCGGTTGAAACGGACCTCGGCGAGTTTATCGTTCAGGTGGCTGGCGAAAAACCTTACCATATTTTAACACCGGCAATGCACAAATCGAAAGAAGATGTTGCCGAGCTTTTTCATAAGAAATTTCAAACTCCCGAGGATTCAACACCAACAGAATTAACCCTTTTTGTGCGAAAAGTATTGCGCGAAAAATTCACTTCGGCAGAAGTTGGAGTAACGGGTGCTAATTTTCTGGTAGCCGATGTTGGCGGAGTGGCACTTACCGAAAACGAAGGAAACGGTTTTATGTCGGTTGCTTTCCCGAAAGTGCATATTGTAATTGCCGGAATTGAAAAACTGATCCCGTCGATCGACGATTTACAGCTTATGTTTCCCTTGCTTTCGGCTTTGGGAACCGGGCAGCAGGTAACCGTTTATAATTCATTGATAACCGGCCCAAAACGCGAGAATGAAGCCAACGGACCGGAAAAAATGGTAGTGGTTTTGCTCGATAATAATCGCACAAAAATTGCTGCCGAACCAAAACATGTCGACGCGCTGAAATGTATTCGCTGCGGTGCTTGTTTAAACGCCTGCCCTATATACAAAAATGTGGGCGGATACACGTACAACACCACTTACAGCGGCCCAATCGGATCGGTAATAACGCCTTTTATGAAAGGCTTTGATAAATACAATCATTTAAGTTTTGCCTGCACGGTTTGCGGGGCTTGCACTGATGTTTGCCCGGTAAAAATTCCGCTGCACGACTTGTTGCTTTTAAACCGAAAAATAGCGGTTGACGAAAACCACGGAACTTTCGCCTGGAACAAGGGAATGAAAGCATACGAATGGGCTTTTAAAAAACGAAAAAACCTTGACAGAGTTAACGGGAAAGTAAAAAATACGCTGCTAAAAGCCAACAAAAATGTATTGGGAAAACAAAAGAAGTTTCCTGCTTTTGCAGAGCAATCATACAGTAAAACAATCTTAAATTTAAAATAG
- the hemW gene encoding radical SAM family heme chaperone HemW: protein MAGIYIHIPFCRQKCYYCDFYKTVNTSLQHDFISALKNEAKVRKNYLNDETVETIYFGGGTPSVLTAPEIAEILAVLNDEFKVNSDAEITFEANPDDLSNDYLKALKQEGINRLSIGIQAFQNRHLENMNRRHNATQAIEAIENAAKTGFSNLSADLIYGLPDLTPKEWEESLNQMFKLPVKHLSAYHLTYHEGTAFYTWLKKGTLKELKEAESVAQFNTLVDLSIANGFEHYEISNLAKDQLYSRHNTAYWMGTKYLGLGPSAHSFDGVSRRWNDSSVETYIKAQTNNQTYFEEEKLSENDQYNEYILTRIRTKWGVSEKELEQRFGREKASYFSRQLVRYKDTGVMQINNEIITLTRKGLFVSDEIMADLMII from the coding sequence ATGGCGGGTATTTACATTCATATTCCTTTCTGTCGTCAGAAATGTTATTACTGCGATTTCTACAAAACGGTAAATACTTCGCTGCAGCACGATTTTATCAGCGCCCTGAAAAACGAGGCTAAAGTACGTAAAAACTACCTGAACGACGAAACGGTTGAAACTATATATTTTGGTGGCGGCACTCCATCGGTACTCACGGCGCCTGAAATTGCGGAAATACTGGCCGTGCTGAATGATGAATTTAAAGTTAATTCGGATGCTGAAATAACTTTTGAAGCCAATCCGGACGACTTGAGTAACGATTACCTGAAAGCCTTAAAACAGGAGGGAATAAATCGTTTAAGTATCGGAATTCAGGCTTTTCAAAACCGGCATTTGGAAAATATGAATCGCCGGCATAACGCTACGCAAGCTATTGAAGCCATTGAAAACGCAGCAAAAACCGGTTTTTCAAATTTAAGCGCCGATTTGATTTACGGCCTCCCCGATTTAACACCAAAAGAATGGGAAGAAAGTCTGAACCAGATGTTCAAACTTCCGGTAAAACACTTGTCGGCTTATCATTTAACTTACCACGAAGGAACCGCTTTTTACACCTGGCTGAAAAAAGGGACACTAAAAGAGCTGAAAGAAGCTGAAAGTGTTGCCCAGTTTAATACGCTGGTTGATCTGTCGATTGCCAATGGCTTTGAACATTACGAAATTTCAAATCTGGCAAAAGACCAGTTGTATTCGCGCCACAACACGGCTTACTGGATGGGCACAAAATACCTCGGACTGGGACCGTCGGCACATTCGTTTGATGGTGTTTCGCGGCGCTGGAACGACTCTAGTGTTGAGACTTACATAAAAGCACAGACCAATAATCAGACCTATTTCGAGGAAGAAAAACTCAGCGAAAATGACCAATACAACGAGTACATTTTAACCCGTATTCGTACCAAATGGGGCGTGTCAGAAAAAGAATTGGAGCAACGTTTTGGTCGCGAAAAGGCTAGCTATTTTTCTCGTCAGTTAGTCAGATATAAAGATACCGGAGTAATGCAAATCAATAACGAAATTATTACACTCACCCGAAAAGGGCTTTTTGTTTCCGACGAGATTATGGCTGATCTCATGATTATTTAA
- a CDS encoding OsmC family protein gives MKHVVDMAWTDKLAFETDMDGHKVVIDATEEVGGSDLGPRPKKLMLTALAGCTGIDVVMILKKMKVELEAFNVIVEGELTEEHPKYYNKMTIVYQFKGKDLPMAKLEKAVKLSEEKYCGVSAVYRKAMEMKTEIRIVE, from the coding sequence ATGAAGCATGTAGTAGATATGGCCTGGACCGACAAGCTGGCTTTCGAAACAGATATGGATGGACATAAAGTTGTTATCGACGCCACAGAAGAAGTGGGTGGCAGCGATTTAGGACCGCGTCCGAAGAAATTAATGTTGACAGCACTGGCCGGTTGTACGGGGATCGATGTGGTAATGATTCTGAAAAAAATGAAGGTGGAACTGGAAGCTTTTAATGTAATTGTTGAGGGTGAACTGACCGAAGAACATCCGAAATATTACAACAAAATGACTATCGTTTACCAGTTTAAAGGAAAAGACCTTCCGATGGCAAAACTGGAGAAAGCCGTTAAACTTTCGGAGGAGAAATATTGCGGTGTTAGTGCTGTGTATCGCAAGGCCATGGAAATGAAAACAGAGATCAGGATTGTGGAGTAA
- a CDS encoding Crp/Fnr family transcriptional regulator yields MRSAIKRPSDEEANLNGFQLFKKLTDDEFTRLNYEKTCSLYKKGTIIYREGSRLTGFFCVTRGIIKIFKTGIDGKEQIIRFAKKGEIIAYRSLLSQELACTTAKVIDDAALCHVPYQTLLYLIQNNWQFSHHMLQIVCRELREANDYITDIAQKTVRERLAEVLLLLKENFELDNQNTLQISLTREELANMVGTATESVIRLLSEFKNDKLIELQGRKIKFLDIPALVRVANL; encoded by the coding sequence ATGAGAAGTGCAATAAAAAGGCCGTCGGACGAAGAAGCAAATTTGAATGGTTTTCAACTTTTTAAGAAATTAACAGACGATGAATTTACCCGGCTGAATTATGAAAAAACTTGTTCGCTTTATAAAAAAGGCACCATCATTTATCGCGAGGGTAGCCGGCTAACCGGGTTTTTCTGTGTTACAAGGGGAATTATTAAAATCTTTAAAACAGGAATCGACGGCAAAGAACAAATTATTCGTTTTGCCAAAAAAGGCGAAATTATTGCCTATCGGTCATTGCTGAGCCAGGAGCTGGCGTGCACAACTGCCAAGGTAATCGACGATGCCGCCTTGTGTCATGTTCCTTATCAAACTTTGTTGTACCTTATTCAGAACAACTGGCAGTTTTCGCATCACATGTTGCAAATTGTTTGTCGCGAGTTGCGCGAGGCCAACGATTACATTACCGATATTGCACAAAAAACAGTTCGCGAACGACTGGCAGAAGTGCTGTTGCTTTTAAAAGAAAACTTTGAGCTGGATAACCAAAATACACTACAAATTTCGTTAACACGCGAAGAGCTGGCCAATATGGTTGGTACTGCAACTGAGTCGGTAATTCGTTTATTATCAGAATTCAAGAACGACAAATTGATTGAATTGCAGGGCCGTAAAATTAAGTTTTTAGATATTCCTGCATTAGTCCGGGTAGCTAATTTATAA
- a CDS encoding VanZ family protein: protein MKIAPYWRLAIWLLIMLYLLFVPANQLPSKPFIQIPNFDKIVHFGMFFILCMLTFRPVKQFTPNFYFWTPLLTFVAAIVLEYVQQKISPSRHSDVYDLWANAAGLSFATFFYALFVNKKWLERFF, encoded by the coding sequence ATGAAGATAGCACCCTACTGGCGACTTGCAATTTGGTTATTAATAATGCTTTATTTGCTTTTTGTGCCGGCAAATCAACTACCAAGCAAACCATTTATACAAATTCCGAATTTCGATAAAATCGTTCATTTCGGGATGTTTTTCATCCTTTGTATGCTAACCTTCAGGCCGGTAAAACAATTCACGCCGAACTTTTACTTCTGGACGCCGCTGCTAACATTTGTTGCTGCCATCGTACTTGAATACGTTCAGCAAAAAATATCGCCAAGCCGCCACAGCGATGTTTACGACCTTTGGGCCAATGCCGCCGGTTTATCTTTTGCCACCTTTTTTTATGCACTCTTTGTAAATAAAAAGTGGCTGGAACGCTTTTTTTGA
- a CDS encoding Rrf2 family transcriptional regulator, producing MLSNTCKYALRALIYLGKFSKEDKRVGIKKISEDLGLSSPFLGKILQNLVKQKLLVSTKGPNGGFSLSREASEISLWDIVIKVDGEEFFTNCLISLEPCKTHDPSKPLCPVHAQYEKLRQDITHFYKTTSLETVGKDIDKYEDLVKL from the coding sequence ATGTTATCGAATACATGCAAATATGCTCTCAGAGCGTTGATTTATCTAGGTAAATTTTCGAAAGAAGACAAACGTGTTGGAATCAAAAAGATCTCGGAAGATTTGGGTTTATCGTCACCGTTTTTAGGAAAGATCCTGCAAAATCTGGTAAAACAAAAATTACTGGTGTCTACCAAAGGACCGAATGGTGGATTCTCACTTTCGCGCGAGGCGTCTGAAATTTCGTTGTGGGACATTGTAATTAAAGTTGACGGCGAAGAGTTCTTCACCAACTGCCTGATCAGTTTAGAGCCGTGTAAAACGCACGATCCGTCGAAACCGCTTTGTCCGGTACACGCGCAATACGAAAAGTTACGCCAGGACATTACGCATTTTTACAAAACCACTTCGTTGGAAACGGTTGGAAAAGACATTGACAAATACGAAGATCTGGTAAAACTGTAG
- the dut gene encoding dUTP diphosphatase, producing MQVKIVNKSKNELPAYSTAFSAGMDLRANLDEPVVLKPLERKLVPTGLFIELPQGYEAQVRPRSGLALKKGITVLNTPGTIDADYRGEIGVILINLSQEDFVIENGERICQMVIAAHETVEWDLVEVLEETERGAGGFGHTGKH from the coding sequence ATGCAGGTTAAAATCGTTAATAAATCAAAGAATGAACTACCGGCCTACAGTACAGCGTTTTCGGCCGGAATGGACTTACGCGCAAATCTCGATGAACCGGTGGTTTTAAAGCCGCTTGAGCGGAAATTGGTTCCAACCGGATTATTCATTGAATTGCCACAGGGTTACGAAGCCCAGGTTCGTCCGCGAAGTGGTTTGGCTTTGAAAAAAGGAATTACGGTTTTAAATACTCCCGGAACAATTGATGCCGATTATCGTGGAGAAATTGGCGTTATTCTCATCAACCTGTCGCAAGAGGATTTTGTTATAGAGAACGGAGAACGCATTTGCCAAATGGTTATTGCCGCACACGAAACTGTGGAATGGGATTTGGTAGAAGTGTTGGAAGAAACAGAAAGAGGAGCAGGTGGCTTTGGCCACACCGGAAAACATTAG